AGGGATTGTTTAAAGTCACCGCATTAAACACTGAAGTCATATTACTACGAATACCTTCAGCAGCACGTAGTTGAAATTTTTCAGGATGGGGCAATAAAGGTAAACTTTGATAAAAAGCGATCGCTTCCCCTACATCTGCTGCTGCTATAATTTTGTCTAGGGTTGCTACATATTTAGCTGCATTTTCTGAGGGAAAAGATAATATTAGTAGTGTTCGACCAAACTGATCTAAAGTCCAGTTAGCGGGATTCCAGCCCCTAACGAGTTTTGCTACTGTCTGCAACTCCTCTAATGATAAATTTAATTTTTCCTGACCAAGATAACGCGGTACAGCACTAAATGAAGTAAATAAAGTTTTTTCTGAAGCACCGTTAGCCAACTCGGCTATTTTTTGATTTAGCCAGGTTTGATTGTCAGCAGAAATCCTATTTTTTAGTAAATTTATTAATAGTGATTTTGTTTTATTTATTTTAATATCCGTCTCAATAAACATAATTTAAACAGCTGTACTATATTGTCCACAAATATAACCTTGTCTCTTTAACAACAGCCACGTAGTTTTACGATCTTTATGCAATCTTTTTGTATAACAACTATTTTTTTACAAAAAGATAAAGTAGATTATTTAGAGCAACATCGTTGTTTGTTTACCGACGCTTTTAATTACTTATCTGCTTAGAGAAGTCTCTAATGCCAAGATAACGATCTGTACGAATTTCTTGTATTGATGAATTTACTCTTTCTCGATCTTCTCCTAAAGTATCAAGAATTTGCCTGCCCATTTCTAAAGCTGCCTCAAATTCTGGCTGAACTACCTCTGTTGCACCCAATTTAGTCAACAGATCGATTTCGCGATCGCTATGGGAACGAGCTACTATATCTATACCAGGGGCAAAATTTTTAGCTTGCTGAAGCAAAATACGAGAACTAGAAGGATCGGGAAGCGCAATCGCGATCGCTTTAGCTTTATTTAAGTATGCTTTTTCCAGAACTAATTCTGCATCAGCATCGCCATAAATATAGGGAATTTTCTCTCGTCGCAAACTTCTAATTGCAGCCTCGCTATTTTCGATGACTAAGACTGGATAGTCATGATTGCGCAATACTCTGACGACGATTCGTCCTACTCTACCGTAACCCGCCACCACAACATGATTACAAAGAGTTGCAGGAACGTCGATACTTTTATTCTGTTGTCGCTGTCTTAAATAGTTGGCAATATATGGCACTGCTGCCAGCCTTTGAGCTATTTCTGGTGAAAATCTCATGCCAATAGGAGTTAATACTAGAGTAATCGCCGTAGTCCCAATTAATAGATCGTATTGATCTTGATTAATAAATCCTAATTGTTCGCCTAAGACAGCCAAAACAAAAGAAAATTCGCCAATTTGATTCAGTCCTAAACTACTAATGATTGAGGTTTTAAAAGAATAGCCAAACTGCCAAATAATTGGCAGAACAATAGCTGCTTTCCCAATCATTACCAAAGCAACTAAACCAATGATTACGCCAAAGTTTTGCCAGAGAGTAGTCGGATTTATGAGCATCCCAATTGAAGCAAAAAACAAGCAGGCAAACGTATCACGTAAGGGAATCATTTTGGCCAAAGCGTGATCGGCATAATCAATTTCGGATATAGTTAATCCTGCGACAAAAGCACCCATTTCTATAGATAAGCCCAATTTAGCAGTAATTAATGCTACGCCTAAACATAGAGCAATAACCGTCAATAAAAATAATTCACTGTTCTCTGTTTTGGCTACGGTGGACATCACATAAGGAACAACCCAATATCCTCCCGCGATCGCGCCAGCAAAAAAGAACACCGCCTTCATTATTGCTACAGTTAAGGCAAAAACTAAATTATCTGGCTGATTTAGTGCTGGTAATACTGCCAACATTAATCCCAAGGCCAAATCTTGAGCAATTAAGATTGCTAACATTACTTGACCATGGACGGTATTAACTTCTCCTCTTTCAGTAAGAGTCTTTAACACAACTGCTGTAGAAGAAAGAGATAAAACTGCACCGATGAAAATACCTTCAACGGGAGTTGCCACCCAACCCCAGAGGATTGTCAAAACTGCAACTAGAGCAATCGTCAAACCAATCTGTAAAATGCTGCCGGCGATCGCAATATTTTTAACTCGTTTAAGTTCAGCCAGAGAAAATTCAACTCCCAAAGCGAAAAGCAAAAAAGCAACGCCAATTTCTGCTAAAGCTTTAATGTCTTCGATTTGAGCGATCTGTGCTAATCCAAAAGGACCAATTACTAAACCACAAACAAGATAGCCCAGTAGAACAGGCTGGCGCAAACGATGAGCGATATAACCACTTAATGCAGATGCTCCCAACACAGTAGTAAGATCGATGATGAAAGTATGGTTTGCTCCTGCCATGTAATTAATTGTTAGTATTTTGGCTTAAAAATAATTGTATCGAGTAAGATAAAAATTTTACTGTAACGGCAATAATTTAAAATACCAAAAAAACAGAGAGGCAAAATTGAAATACCTCTCCATCCAGCTAAATAATTAAAAAAAAATACGATTAAGTAACAAATCCACTATACCGCAGGTTTGAACAACCCTAGTTTTTGCCACAGCTGATTTAACGCAAACATATACTGTTGATCTAATTGGTTGGCAACGCCATCCCAACTAAACTTAGCTTCAACTCTATTTCTAGCGTTTGTTGCCAACTCTTTATGCCACTGTTCATCAGACAAAATAGAGTCGATTGCTTTGGCAAAAGCTATCTCATCTTGAGGAGGCACAAGCAACCCTGTTTTACCATCTGCGACAGAGAATTTTAAACCTCCCACGTTAGCAGCGATTACGGGAGTGCGTGAAGCCATAGCCTCAATTGCTACTAAGCCAAAAGGTTCATAATGGCTGGGAACAACGCAGACATCAGCAGCAGCGTAATAGTAGGCTAAATCTTCGTGTTGAACTCGACCTACAAATTCGGTTATTTTTTCAATATTTAGTTCTTTAACAATACTAGCAATACGATTCTTTTCAATACCATCACTTTCTCCTGGAGTACTGCCTCCCACAATCTTTAATTTGAGGTTTTCGTGGCGTTTGACCTCATCTTTGGCGATCGCTCTAACTAGAGTTTCAATTCCTTTGCGCTCATCAAAACGCCCTGCATACATGACTAGCTTGGTTTCGGGAC
This genomic window from Coleofasciculaceae cyanobacterium contains:
- a CDS encoding EboA family metabolite traffic protein, yielding MFIETDIKINKTKSLLINLLKNRISADNQTWLNQKIAELANGASEKTLFTSFSAVPRYLGQEKLNLSLEELQTVAKLVRGWNPANWTLDQFGRTLLILSFPSENAAKYVATLDKIIAAADVGEAIAFYQSLPLLPHPEKFQLRAAEGIRSNMTSVFNAVTLNNPYPAKYLEELAWNQMVLKALFVGSPLHLIYGLEFRNNQQLSQMLIDYACERLAANRTVSPELWELVMPFKSEAVAELKLGSQLP
- a CDS encoding cation:proton antiporter, which gives rise to MAGANHTFIIDLTTVLGASALSGYIAHRLRQPVLLGYLVCGLVIGPFGLAQIAQIEDIKALAEIGVAFLLFALGVEFSLAELKRVKNIAIAGSILQIGLTIALVAVLTILWGWVATPVEGIFIGAVLSLSSTAVVLKTLTERGEVNTVHGQVMLAILIAQDLALGLMLAVLPALNQPDNLVFALTVAIMKAVFFFAGAIAGGYWVVPYVMSTVAKTENSELFLLTVIALCLGVALITAKLGLSIEMGAFVAGLTISEIDYADHALAKMIPLRDTFACLFFASIGMLINPTTLWQNFGVIIGLVALVMIGKAAIVLPIIWQFGYSFKTSIISSLGLNQIGEFSFVLAVLGEQLGFINQDQYDLLIGTTAITLVLTPIGMRFSPEIAQRLAAVPYIANYLRQRQQNKSIDVPATLCNHVVVAGYGRVGRIVVRVLRNHDYPVLVIENSEAAIRSLRREKIPYIYGDADAELVLEKAYLNKAKAIAIALPDPSSSRILLQQAKNFAPGIDIVARSHSDREIDLLTKLGATEVVQPEFEAALEMGRQILDTLGEDRERVNSSIQEIRTDRYLGIRDFSKQISN